In one window of Bdellovibrio bacteriovorus W DNA:
- a CDS encoding phenylalanyl-tRNA synthetase beta chain (COG0073 EMAP domain): protein MKISLKWLQDYVDVTEFFANPDTLAEALTRAGLEVEEIVNRAKDFNHVVIGHILEKDKHPNADKLSLCRVSTGDVVHQIVCGAQNHKAGDRVIVALPGAVLPGNFAIKKSAVRGVDSAGMLCSLKELGLATESEGIAILPADAPVGKSYAEYGGYDDITFELKVTPNRADCLSHFGLAREVACLFGKELKEPQGQTEFAAGSTKSQIALEVKASDLCPRYTGRYLKGVKVGPSPEWLRQRLESVGLNSINNIVDVTNYVMMELGQPLHAFDASQVKGKKIVVDRAQAGEKFITLDGTEMSLKGEELSIRDTERAVCLAGVVGGQNSGVSETTTDIFLEAAYFLPMAVRKTSRSLGIDTDSSYRFSRGVDPDGVLRGLNRATKLILEVGGGEAFGEHHDFYPNPVVKSAVETSVATVSTRLGYEAEEAKFLDFMKRLGCQVTKKGNGYSVLPPTFRFDLEQEMDLVEEYARLNGYEHIPEAIPALAAEPSVQDKAFMLNQKVNEIMRGEGFHQAVNFAFVGSKAEKKFLGDFAKLRATGIAATDKEIRLLNPLNEEMDVMRSSLSFGLFKNLHSNFHSGNHAGKIFEMGSAFSCGDEGQYIETARLGLVMWGRSENLWSKALDYPVVFELKAAIESLMKFLNISSYTWVTLENKSEVPDFLHQGQFAQLLVEGKKVGFIGTVHPLILDDEKIRVPAALAELDMEMLYKGQPRPYRVQSVSKFPVVERDFSFVMPKTLKVGDVLKDVRKAGGAVVVNAEVFDVYEGDKMEAGKKSVAIRVYLQDKNATLQEAQITEVTTKVLDSLKKNFDLSVR from the coding sequence GCCTTGAAGTTGAAGAAATCGTCAATCGCGCTAAAGATTTTAATCATGTGGTGATTGGTCATATCCTAGAAAAAGACAAACATCCTAATGCTGATAAACTAAGTTTGTGCCGAGTTTCAACAGGGGATGTGGTTCATCAAATCGTCTGTGGAGCGCAAAACCACAAGGCAGGGGATCGCGTGATCGTCGCTCTTCCAGGAGCGGTATTGCCAGGGAATTTTGCTATTAAAAAGTCAGCGGTGCGTGGTGTGGATTCAGCGGGAATGCTTTGCTCTTTAAAAGAGTTAGGCCTTGCCACAGAGTCAGAAGGCATTGCTATTTTGCCGGCCGATGCTCCCGTTGGTAAGTCTTACGCTGAGTACGGTGGTTACGACGATATCACTTTTGAACTTAAAGTGACTCCGAACCGCGCGGATTGTCTCAGTCATTTCGGCTTAGCGCGCGAGGTGGCTTGTCTGTTTGGTAAAGAGTTAAAAGAGCCCCAAGGTCAAACTGAGTTCGCGGCAGGTTCTACAAAATCTCAAATCGCACTTGAAGTGAAAGCTTCAGATCTTTGTCCACGTTACACGGGAAGATATTTGAAAGGTGTGAAAGTGGGCCCTTCTCCAGAGTGGCTTCGTCAGCGCCTAGAGTCTGTGGGGCTAAACTCGATCAACAACATCGTCGACGTTACAAATTATGTGATGATGGAATTGGGTCAGCCTCTTCATGCGTTCGATGCTTCTCAGGTAAAAGGCAAAAAGATCGTCGTCGATCGCGCTCAAGCGGGAGAGAAATTCATCACTCTTGATGGGACAGAAATGTCTTTGAAAGGTGAAGAATTGTCGATTCGTGACACTGAAAGAGCTGTTTGCTTGGCGGGAGTTGTAGGTGGTCAAAATTCTGGCGTCAGTGAGACGACAACAGATATTTTCCTAGAGGCGGCTTACTTCTTGCCGATGGCTGTACGTAAAACTTCTCGTTCTTTAGGGATTGATACAGATTCTTCTTATAGATTCTCTCGCGGTGTAGACCCAGATGGTGTTCTTCGCGGACTCAATCGTGCGACGAAGTTAATTCTTGAAGTGGGTGGTGGAGAGGCTTTTGGTGAGCACCATGACTTCTATCCAAACCCAGTGGTAAAATCGGCAGTCGAAACTTCTGTAGCGACTGTGAGCACTCGTTTAGGTTATGAGGCCGAAGAGGCTAAGTTTTTAGACTTTATGAAGCGTCTTGGTTGTCAGGTGACTAAAAAAGGAAACGGCTACAGCGTCCTTCCTCCGACATTCCGCTTCGATCTAGAACAAGAGATGGATTTAGTAGAAGAATATGCACGCTTGAATGGCTATGAGCATATCCCTGAAGCTATTCCGGCTTTGGCTGCGGAGCCATCCGTTCAAGATAAAGCTTTTATGTTGAATCAAAAGGTCAATGAGATCATGCGCGGTGAAGGCTTTCATCAAGCTGTGAACTTTGCGTTTGTGGGATCTAAAGCCGAGAAGAAATTCTTGGGTGATTTTGCCAAGCTTCGTGCAACGGGGATCGCGGCAACTGATAAAGAGATCCGTCTTCTAAATCCTTTGAATGAAGAGATGGACGTCATGCGTTCTTCTTTGAGCTTTGGATTATTTAAGAATCTTCATTCCAATTTCCATTCTGGTAATCATGCCGGCAAAATTTTTGAAATGGGTTCTGCGTTCTCTTGTGGGGACGAAGGGCAATACATAGAAACAGCTCGTTTAGGGCTTGTGATGTGGGGACGCTCTGAAAATCTTTGGTCAAAGGCTTTAGATTATCCAGTGGTGTTTGAGTTAAAGGCGGCTATTGAGTCCCTCATGAAGTTCTTGAACATTTCTTCTTACACATGGGTGACTTTAGAGAATAAGTCCGAAGTGCCAGATTTCCTTCATCAAGGGCAATTTGCTCAACTATTGGTTGAAGGTAAAAAGGTGGGTTTCATCGGAACTGTTCATCCTTTGATTTTAGATGACGAAAAGATCCGTGTTCCAGCAGCACTGGCTGAATTGGATATGGAAATGCTCTATAAGGGGCAACCTCGTCCTTACAGAGTTCAATCTGTTTCTAAGTTCCCAGTGGTTGAGAGAGATTTCTCATTCGTGATGCCGAAGACACTCAAAGTGGGCGATGTTCTGAAGGACGTTCGCAAAGCGGGTGGCGCGGTTGTTGTGAATGCAGAGGTTTTTGACGTCTACGAAGGTGATAAAATGGAGGCGGGTAAGAAGTCCGTAGCTATTCGTGTCTACCTTCAGGATAAGAATGCCACACTGCAAGAAGCGCAGATTACAGAGGTAACAACGAAGGTGTTGGACTCATTGAAGAAGAATTTT